TATTCGCGGCCGGAGTGACCGTGGGCATCGCCGTGACCGACTGGTGCCGCTTCGATTACCGCAGGCGCAGCGTCGTCGTGAACCCCTACCGCGTGGCCTCGTTCAACCGGGTGGTGGTCACGGGCGCTCCCGCCTACAGGCCCTGGGTGTACGAACCCTCGCGCCGGCAGGGCTACGGGCACACCTCCGGCACCCCTGGGCATCGTTACGGCCAGCCCGGGACCGTGGCCTCCCCGATCCAGCGAGGGCCCGCCTATGGAGCGCCGCCTGTGGCAGCGCCTCCGGCACGCGTTCTCCCTCCCCCGCAGACGGTTCCGCCGCGCCATGCGGAGCCTCCATCCGTGGCCGCGCCTCCGCCGGGCTTCAAGGGGCAAGCTGGCGGTCAGACCCCGCCCGCCGTGGCTGCTCCCCCGCCCGCCCATCAGCCCCACCCCGAAGGGACGCCGCACGGATGGGGCGGCCGTGAAGGCTCGCTCCCGGCGGCCAATCCCGGGCGTCAGGTTGGGCCTCCTCCGGCTCCCCCCCAGGGCGGACGCTTCCAGAATCCGTATATCGGACCAGGGCCGTCCGCTCCAGGTGGCTACGGAGGCCCGAGTGGAGGACATGGCGGAGGAGGCAGAGGCGGCGGGCACCGCTGACCATCGCCCAGCCTTCCGGGTACATTTATGTTTGGACATCACGCTCCCGCTCGGTCATTGGAGGGCGCGAACGAGCCGGGCGGCGGGCATCCCCCTCCCCGGCGAATCCGAACATCGAAGAGCAAAGCATGAGCCAACGCGACAGGAACAACTCCGGCCCGGTCTACTCAACCGAACACGGCAGCATGTGCCCGGCCTGCGGGAAGCCCGCGGCGGGGTGCGACTGCGCCAAGCGCAAGGCCTCCGCAGCCGGAGACGGCATCGTCAGGATCATGCGCCAGACCAAAGGGCGCAAAGGCAAGGGCGTCAGCCTCATCACCGGTTTGCCCCTCCGAGGCGAGGCCCTGGAGAAGCTGGCGAAACAGCTGAAACAACGCTGCGGGGCGGGGGGAGCGATCAAGGACGGCGTGATCGAAATACAGGGCGACCACAGGGAAGCCTTGGCCCAGGAGTTGAAGAAGCTGGGCTACACGGTCAAGCTGGCAGGGGGTTGAGGGCGCCGGGCCGGGCTACAGGCTCACCAGTTCCACCTGGTCGAGCGGCCTGCCCAGAAAACGCTCCCCTACCTCCTGAAAGCGGTGTGGCACGTCCGTCACGTGGAACACGTGGCGCGGCGGCTCGCCGGATGCGTTTTCAAGGTCCATCTCGCGCAGCAGGGCCTCGGCGCGCAAGGAGATCGCCTCGGCCGAGTCCACCAACTGCACCCCCGGCCCCATCACGGACTGGAGCATGGGCTTGAGCAGCGGGTAATGCGTGCACCCCAGGACCAGAGTGTCGATGTTCTGCGCCAGCAGCGGGGTAAGATACTCGAACGCCGTGAGCCGGGTTACGGGGTGGTCGGTCCAGCCTTCCTCCACCAGTGGGACGAAAAGCGGGCAGGCCTGGGTGGTGATGAACATGCCGTCGTGCTCGTAACGCTGGATCGCCTGGAGGTAGGCCCCGCTGGACGTGGTGGAAGGCGTGGCGATTATGCCGATGCGATGGTTGCGGGTGTGGGCCACGGCGGTGCGCGCCCCCGCGTCTATGACCTCCAGCACGGGCACGCCGGAGAGGGCGCGGACGGCGTCGTAGGCCACGGCGGCCATGGTGTTGCAGGCGATGATGAGCATCTTCACCCGCTTCTCCAGCAGGAATTTGGCGATCTCCACGGCGTAACGAGAAATGATGTCCTGGGATTTCACTCCATAGGGCACACGGGCGGTATCTCCGAAATAGAGCACGCTCTCGCGCGGCAGGCGCTCCATGACGGCGCGGGCCACGGTGAGGCCGCCCACTCCGGAGTCGAAAATGCCGATGGGGGAGGATGAATTATTATTCATGCGCTGGTTTTATCCGAAAAAATAGGGCAGAGTCATGTGCAACCGCGTTCCGAAGCCAGGGCGATACACACTATCCCCCTGGCTGACAAGGAGCACCTGGCGGAGGGGGAGTCAGATTGACAATTCACTGCCGGGGCATTAACTTTTGTAAGCTTCCAACAACCATGATTTCATAGAGGTCCGCCATGCCGATACGCACGGACATCCGTCACCGCCTGACCCGCATCGTCCGGGCCAGCGCATACGCCTTGCCGGTTCTGTTGTCGATCTGCCTCGCCGCGCCCGCGCCGTCCTCGGCGCAGGACGCCTCATCAGCCGTGATCGCCGCCACCGACGTGAACGCCCTGCTGGCCATAGCGAGAGAAAGCCTGATCAGCGGGCAGTACTCCAACTCCCTTATCGCCAGCAACAAGGCCTTGCGCCTGAGCAACAACGAAAACCCCGACGCTTATCTGCTGCGCTCCATGGCCGAATTCTACCTCGGCTCATACAGCCAGGCCAGGTCGGATGCACGCCGCGCGGGTGAGCTTTACCGCAATTCCACCCTCTGCGACCAATATCTCCTCAACAACACCCTGCAGGACGCCCTGGGCACCACAAACAACTATTATTACGACGCTGGCTACACGCCATACCTCTACTCCGCCCTGACCCTCGGCTCTTCGTACCTCTATCCGGGGACGACAACGGCCACCAGCACCAACGGCACCACCACCGGCACAACTGGCACCACCACGACCCAGTCCTCCCTGAGCCGGACAGGAACGACCTATTCCACTGGCACCACCGGAACCACTGGCACCACCGGGACTAACGGCACCACCGGCACCACCTCGACCTCATCCTCGGGCACCATTTCCGCTATGGGCTCCTCCGGCAGCTCCATCAAGCTGCCTGTCTCGGAAAACCTGGACCAGAAGGAAGCCGCGGAGGACGCCGCCCAACAGCAGCAGAACCAGATGATCGCCCAGACCATTCTGCCACTGGCCACCTGCACCGCAGTGCAGAAGGGCAACAAGAGCAAGATCGTCCCCTCCTGGCTGGAGCAGGGCCTCGCCAACCTCCGCACGGCCCAGTTCACGGCGGCCGACGCCACGTTCTCCCAGGCCCTCTCCCTGGACGCCCAGAACGTTGTCGCCCAGGCAGGCCTCGGGCTGGCCTATGCGGGCCAGGCCGGCTCCACGCTGGCTCTTTCGCAGCTCAACCAGACCGTGGCCCAGTCCCCGGGCTCCGACTTCGCCCTCACGGCGCGCGGCATCTACTGGCTGCAGACCCTCAACTATCAGAACGCCCTGAACGACCTGAACCAGGCGCTCAGCATCGCCCCCAACAACGCCGACATCGTGGGCGACATCTCGCTTACCTATTACGCCCAGTGGAAGATCCAGACAGGCACGGCCTCCCCTTCCAACCCCGGCAACCAGGTGCTGCTGCAGAACGCCTTGACCCAAGCCACCAAGGCCATCAACCTCTCGCCTGAATACGCCGGGCTCTACACCCTTCGCGCCGCCATCGAATCGGATATGGCCGCCTCCACCTCTGACACGGGGCTCCAGAGCAGCCTGAACACTGACGCCGCCAACGACCGCAGCAAGGCCGCCAGCCTCCAGGCGGTGGCGGGCAACGCCGTGGTAAACTCCACGACCCTGCCGACAACAACGACAACCACCACGACCACCACCGGGCAGACGACCACCACGGTCTCCCCCACTATTGGCTTCGCCCCGGTGCAGACGGCGCTCGGGTCGCAGTGGCCCTTCTTCCTGAGCCTGCCATTGAGTTACGCACCCCTGTGAGCCAGGCGATCGCGGCGGCGACCCCGAATCAGGGTATTTCCACCCGACTGCGTCCTGAAACGGTGCACTTGGGGTGGAACGCACGTTGACATCGCAGCGCCCGTGAGACAAAACATATCAAAAAAGGTCCACGTGTTGCATACCAATAATTACAAGCTCCCCGAGGCCGCCATTTCCGAAGCCGTTCTACGTCCTTCCGCCCGGAGACCTCTGCGGCTCCTGCTGATGGGACTCGTCGTCCTCGCGCTGCTGGGGGGGTGCAATCAGGCGGGCAAGCAACCGCCGGCCACCCGCGAGGCCGACTCCATGCGCGTCGACGATCCGGAAAAGATCGTCCAGCAGACCACCATGCACCTGAGCGGTTCGCAACAGTCCGCCGCCGATTATCAGTTGCGAGGGCAGGCCTATTTCCAGCTCTACCAGTACGACCTGGCCTACAAGGATTTCGAGCAGGTGACCCAGAGGAATTCCCGTTCCGCCACAGCCTGGTTCAACCTGGGCACGGCCGCCTTCAAGCTCAACAAGGAAGACCGCGCCGTGGACTACTTCACCCAGGCCATCTCCCTGGACGGGTCCATGCTCAAGGCCTACAACAACAGGGGGCTCGCATATCTCAGCCTTGGCCAGAACGAAAAGGCCCTCAACGATTTCAACATGGCCCTGCGCCTGAGCGAAAACCGCAACTTCGAGGCCCTCTTCAACAGGGCCATCGCCTACCAGCGCACCAAGGATTTCGACAGGGCCCTGGCCGACTACGACAAGCTGCTCTCCATGCAGATGGATTTCGCCCCGGCTTTGGCCAACAAGGCGGAAATCTACTGGACCATCAAACGTTTTCCTGAAGCCCGCAAAGCGCTCGATCTGGCCGTGAAATCATCCCCGCGCGATCCCGACCTCTATTTCAACCGGGCCATCATCCTCGAGCAGCTCAACGACGTACAGGGCGCCCTGCAGGACTACGGGCAGGCTCTGTCCCTCAAATCCAATTTTGCCGCGGCATACTACAATCGCGGCCTGCTGCTCATGCGCACCAACAACCCGAACAAGGGCTGCGAGGACTTGAGCGTCGCCTGTATGCTCGGACTGTGCGAACGCTATGACGAAACCAAGAAACTGGGTCTCTGCAATTGAGGCGGCCTGGCATCACGGCGATCATATCTGGAGCCAGGCCATGAGGCACCGCCGGGCTGAAACCGGGCGGGCCGCCCGCTGGAGGCCATAATGTCGGAATTCTCCCTCAAGGCCTTGAGCTACGCGCTCACCGCGCTGCTGTGCGTGATATCCGCCATGGTCGTCGCCAAGGGGCTCTTCACATCGCCTGCTCCCTTGCCCGGCAAGGCGGGTATCGAAGCTTCGGCTCCGGCCGCACAAGGGGGCGCGGGAGCCCCGAAGGGCGACCTCTCCATTGGCGGCGACGTGGATGCCATAGTCAGCCGGAATCTCTTCAGCGCCACCCGCAAGGAAGCCGCGGAAGCCCCGCGCGAAGAGGCCGCCCTGCCCGACTCCTCCGTCGCCTACGACCTCATCGGCACCGCGGTGCATACCGATCCCCAGTGGAGCATGGCCTTTCTGGTGGACAAGTCCAACAGGGCGCCGAAGAGCGTCTCAGTGGGGCAGGCCCTTGGTGAGGCGGTGGTGCTTTCCATCGAGGAGGACCACATGGTGCTGCTGCGGCAGGGCCAGCAGGAAATCCTCAAGAAAAAACCGTAAACGGCGACACCATGCCAGTTTTCGAATACGTGGCCATCGACGCCCTGGGCAAGAACTGCAAGGGCATCCTCGCGGCGGATAGCGCCGCTTCCGCGCGGCACGCCCTGCTGCAGCGCAAACTCTTCGTCAAAAGCCTCCGCGCCGCCCAAGCGGACGCCGTGGCGGATAAGACCCCGGCCAAAGCCGGGTGGCAGATGCCCGTGCTCTTCTCCGGGGTGACGCGCCAACAGCTCACGGGCGCCACACAGGTTCTGGCCACCCTGCTGGAGGCGGGCCTGCCCCTGGACAAGGCCCTTTCCGGTCTTATCGAACACATGCCGACGGCGCCTGCGCAGCGGGTCTTCTCGCATATTCTGGAGCGCGTGAAGGAGGGCTGGGAGCTCTCCGCAGCCCTGGCCGAGCATCCGCGCGTCTTCCCGGACACGTACATCCACATGGTCCGGGCGGGCGAATCCTCAGGCACGCTGCAGATCGTCATGTCCAACCTCTCCACCTACCTGGAGAGGCAGTACGCCCTGAAGCGCAAGCTCCAGGCGGCCATGATCTACCCGTGCTTCATCCTGGTCTTCGGCGCGCTGGTCATCTCCATCCTGCTGCTCTACGTGATCCCGGAGGTGACGCGCATTTTCGTCGACCTGAAGCGGGATCTCCCGGTGCCCACGGTGATCCTGATCGCGGTCACCGATTTCATGCGCTCCTACTGGCCATTGATGCTCGGCGGCATGGTGGGGCTGTTCCTGACGATGCTCAGGGTGGCCCGCATCCCGGCGGTGCGCCGCGTGCTGGACAGAATCCTGCTGTACGTGCCGGTGATCGGCCCCATCGTGCACGAGGCGGCCATGGCCCGCTTGACGCGCTCGCTCGGCACCTGCCTCAAGCAGGGCGTGACGCTGCTGGACGCAGTGGACATCGGCGCGGCAGTGGCGGGCAACACCGTGTTCGCCGAAGCCATGGCCGCGGTGCGCGAGAAAGCCCAGCAGGGCGCGGGCATTACCGAGCCCATGCGGGCCACGGGTGTGTTCTCGCCCATCGTACTCCAGCTGGCGGCGGCGGGCGAACAGAGCGGCCAGCTGGACTCCATGCTGCTCACCGTGGCCAGGATGCTGGAGGCCGAGGTGGAGAACCGGGTCACGGCGGCCAGTTCCGTGGTGGAGCCCGCCCTGATCCTGGCCATGGGCGCGGTGGTCGCCTTCATGGTGGTGGCCGTCATGCTTCCGATTTTCGAAATGAGCAGCCTCATAGGCTGAGCTTCCCAATTCGCCAAAGGAGTATCCATGCATTCCAACCCGACCAACAATCGCATTCCGGCGCTTTTCCGCCGTTCGCAGTCAGGCTTCACGCTTATCGAAATGATGGTCGTCATCGTCATTCTCGGAGTTCTCGCCGGGCTTGTGGTGCCGCGCTTCATCGACCAGCCTGACAAGGCCAAGGTGGTCAAGGCCAAGGCGCAGATCGAGAGCCTCTCCATGGCCATCAAGCAGTACAAGCTGGACAACGGGGTCTACCCCACCACCGAGCAGGGCCTGAAGTCGCTCAAGGAGAAGCCCACCATGGGCCGCGTGCCCCAGAACTACCCGCCTCGCGGCTACCTGGACGGCCCCCTGCCCAAGGACCCCTGGAACAACGAGTTCATTTACATCTCGCCCGGCGAGCACAACGACTTCGAGATCGTCAGCCTCGGAGCGGACGCCCAGCCCGGCGGCGAAGGCCCCAACGCGGACATCAAGAGCTGGGAAATCAACTAGCCCCGGACGCACACATGCGCCTCACCCCGCCTCCCGGCAGGACCGGCCACCAGCCCCCGGGCGCGCTCCGAAAGGCGCGGCCGGGAGGCCAGGCAGGGTTCACCCTGCTGGAGCTTGCCTTCGTGATGATGATCATGGGCCTTGCCGTGGGCTTGGCCCTGCCCACCATCAACGCGGTCATGGGCAGCGAGAGCGACCGGGCCACGCTTCGGCGCATCACCGGGCTGGTCCACAGGGGCATGACCGACGCCATCATCTCCGGCGAGGTATGGGAACTCTCCATCGACCCGGCAAAGTCCATGGCCGTGATGGTCCGCAAGGGCGCTCCCATCCAACGCAGCATCAAGGCCGAGCGTCTTCCCCTGCCCGAGGCGTTCCGCCCAGAGGCTTGGCTTACGCCCTCCGGACAGTCCAAGGAGGAGGGCAAGCCCGTACGGATCGCCGTGTATCCCGTGGGGCTTGTCGAGCCTTTCCTCCTCGTGTTCCCGGAGAAGTCAGCCGCTGGCGGCAAGAAGGTCGCCGTAATGGAGGCCGTTGGCTCCTCCCTGCGCTTCGGCACACGCAGCGAATCGCAGGAGATCGAGGCCTTCCGCAAACGCTACCGCCCGCTTCTTACCCCTTGGGCCAGCGTCACCACCTCCGAAACCAAGGACCAATAGGCCAATGGACGCCCGCTCCGGTTCCCGCCAGTCCGGCCTGACCATCCTCGAATCCCTGGTGGCGGTTGCCATCGTCTCCATCGTCATGGTCAGCCTCCTGGCGTCGCTGGCCAAACTGCAGGACCAGCGCATCCGCGCGTCCCAGATCGAGCGTGCCTCGGTGCTGGCCGCGCGCATCGTCGCCGAAGCGGAGCTCAAGGGCCCCGACAACCTGCCCGGGGGCACGGGCCAGTTCCCCGAGCCAGACCAGGACATGCAGTGGTCGCTGGAGGTCAAGAACGGCCCTGCCGACCCGGACCTTCCGCTGCTCACCGTGAAGGTCACCTGGGGGACGAAGGAGATCAACCAGGTCACCCTCAGCAGGCTTCTGGTGCGCCCATGACCACCCGCGCCACCGAACAGGGCTTCACCCTGGTGGAGGTCATGATCGCCCTGCTGATAACAGGCATGATCTTCATGGGCAGCTACGCCGTGCTCTCCCGCGTCACGGAGACAGCCGCCGACGTGGAGGAGAGGCTCCAGATGGGCCAGCAGCTGCGGATCAGCTCCTGGTTCTTCAAGAACGACCTCGGCTCCGTGCTCTACTCCGACTCCAACCGCAACGCGGCCACCACCTTCCTCTCCTTCGTGGGCGGGCGCGGCAGGCCCAGGGATATCGACACGCCTTCCGACGAGGATGTGATCTTGGCCTTCGCCGCCGCCTCCGGCCTTGATTTTCGCGGCACCTTCCCCTCGATGAGCATCGTCAGAGTGGAGTATCTTCTTCGCGACGACCCCGAAAACCCAGGCGAATTCACCCTGTGCAGGCGGGAATGGCCCTACGCCGAGATGCCTTGGCGCGCCGGCAAGGACCGCCCGGTGACTGACGTGGAGATCGTGCGGCGCGTCACCGAACCCTCGATCATGTTCTTCTCCAGCACGGGCGAGGCCACCAACTCCTGGGAGAACCGCTCCCGGATGCTCTCGGGCGAGTGGCAGATACCGGTGCAGGTGCGGCTGACCGCGCGGGTGCGCGGCAAGGAAAAAAGGGTCTTCCCCCTGGAGCTGGTGGCCAACCTGCCGGTGCGCGCCGTCCCCCCCGGACCGCAGGGAGCGCTGAGATGACGCCCGCGACCGGCAAGGCCGGATCAGGACAGGGCGGCGCGGCCCTTATCTACGTGCTCATCCTCACGGGCCTTCTGGCGTCGCTGGCCGTGCGCATCATCTCCAGCGCGGAGGCCGAGGTGTTCGGAGCCCAGGCCGCGCTCAGCCGCGTGCAGGCGCGGCTCATGGCGGAGTCGGCCGTTCTGAGCGCGGCCAAGGTCATCATGCGCGACGCAGCCCTGACCACATCGGACTATCCCGGCGAAAGCTGGGACATATTTCCCGCCGGAGAGAACGTCCCGGGCGGGTGGTTTTTCGGGGACAAGCTCAAGGGCCGGATTGTGGACGAAACGGGCAAGCTGCCCATCAACTCCATCCACCCGGACATGAAGGGGCACCAGACCTATCGTGAAGCCTTCCTGCGCCTGCTGCGCGGGCGCCCCTTCCTGGTGGATTCCGCCCGGGCGGAGGCCATCGCCTCGGCGCTGGAGTCATGGATGACCTCGCCGGCCAAGACAGCCGACCTGGTCCAGGCGGACGAGCCTTACCTGAACGCGGGGCTGCCCTACCGGGTGAAGGGCGGCGCGCTGGACACCGTGGCGGAGCTGAGGCTGGTGCAGGGCGTAAGCGACGAGCTGTATTTCGGCCGCCCCGGGGAAGTGGGCCTGAAAGACCTGGTGACCATCTGGTCCAGCGGCCTGGTCAACGTGAACACCGCCCCCCTGCCCGTGCTGGCGGCCATGGCCGTTGGGCTGGACCAGGCCAAATCGGAGGATTTCGCCAGATCGGTGGACACCTTCCGGCGGACGCCCTCCAACCGCCCCCGGCTCGAAGGCACGGACTGGCTCGCGACCCTTGCTCAGGAACAGGGCAAGGAGGCGCTGCCCCTGGGCATGTTCACCACCCGCAGCCTTTATTTCTCCGCGGATCTCGAATGTTCGTCCGGTTCCGTCACCGCCAGGGCGCACGCCGTCTTCAAACGGCAGCTCAACATGAACAAACTTCAGCCCATCGCGGTGTTGTACCTGCAGGTACAGTAGGATAGAGATACTTCCTATGCACGTCACCGCCCTCGTCGCCCTCGTGGCCCCGGATCACGTCGCCCTGCTGCGGCTCTCCCGCCATCCGCGCGGCCTGGAGTTCGGGGGCTACGCTCAGGCCGAGCTGCCCGACGACGCCGGCCCGGCTGAGATAGCCCGGGCCATTCACCAATTGGCGCAGACCAACGGCATGTTGCAGGAAACGCTGGCCCTGGCGTTGGATGCCTCTAGGGCGGTGTTCCGCAGACTCTATCTGCCATTCACGCAGCGGGCCAAGATCGGCTCTGTGCTTGGGCACCTGATGGAGTCCGGGCTGCCCGACCCAGCCGACACCCAGCTCACCACCTTCACCGAGACCCCCCTGCACGGCCCCGGAAAGACCGTGATCGCTGCCGCCATCGACCGCGATTTCGTCGAGGATCTGGTGGCCTCCCTCCTGGAGGAAGGCTTCGAGACCACCCTGGTCAGCCTGGACATCGCCGGGGAGGACGCCGCCCTGTCGGAGGACGCCCCGCAGGCCCACCCCCCCGGGCTGACGCTGCTGCCGTTCGGCAGGTACGTGGACATCCTCCTGCGCTGCGATGGCCAGCCCCTTTTCTGGCGGCGCGTGCCCGTGGAGGACTGCTCCCCCGAGGACACCGCCCGCACCCTGGCCGAAGAGATCAGGCTCGGCGCCCTGACCGTGGTTGCCTCCGGCTATGACGCCGTTGAGACGGCCTCGGTGGGCCGCCCGCACGGCGAGGAGCCCCCCGAGTGCTGTCTGCGTGCGGTCAGGCTGGCGCTCGATGGGCTGGAGCCCCACAGGATCACCTTCCCCAAGGCTTTCCACGAAAATCCGGCGCTCAGGGAACTCGGCTGCAAGGCCCTTGGCCTCTACGGCGTGGGGCGCATGGCCCTGGGGCTGTGCCCCGGCATGGATTTCCTGCACCCGGGATCGCGCCCGGCCATAGGGCGCAAGAGCCTCAAGCGGATGCTCACCCTCGTAGGGGGGGCGGCGGCCCTGCTGGCTTTCAGCGCCATCCTGACCGCCGTGCTGGGACAGTCGCGCAAGGCGGACGCCCTGAATGACCTGCGGGCCCAGACCAACTCCATCATCTCGTCCGCCCTGCCCGAAGCGCCTGCCAACCTGGGCGTCGACCAGAAGCTCTCCATCATGCGCCGCATGGCCAACGAGCGCGAACAGGAGGAGCTGAATTTTGCCGCCGGAAAGGCCTCCGTGGCCCTGCCGGTGCTCGCGGCCCTGCACAGGAACATACCGGCCAACCTGGGCGTCAAGCTGATGCGCCTGTCGTTCGACGACGGCCACATCTCCATCGACGCCCAGGCCAAGGACTTCAACGCCGTCGAGGAGATCAAGCGCAAGCTCATCGCCTCCAAGGTGTTCAAGGAAGTGGACATCAAGGGCGTCAAACCCACGCAGGACAAGACAGGCGTCGAATTCCGCATGGATATGAACGTGGCCCAGCGGCCCGGCGCGGCAGGTGCGCAATGAACTTCACAAGACAGCACGCACTCTACGCCGGGGGAGGGTTGGCCGTTGTCGTCGCGCTCTGGGCTTGGGTGATTCAACCCTATTCGGAGCGTTCCTCCCGGCTGGACAGGCAGCTTGCCGAGGCCACGCAACAGCTCGCCCAGGCGCGTGCGCTCCAGAACAGACTCGGCAATGCTTCGGAATTTCAGCAGAAGCCTGCCCAGCCTGCGGATTTCTCCCTCTTCGGGCGCGTGGACGCCCTGGCCACCACCCATGAGCTCAAGGCCAACATCACGTCCATGCAGCCCACCACCAAGCAGCTGCCCGGCAACAAGAAGGAATCGCAACTGGACGTGAAGATGAACGCGGTGGATCTCAAGAACCTGCTGGCCTTCCTCAAGGACATCGAGGACGACCCCGCGGGCGTGCGGGTGCGCAGCCTGATCCTGACCAAGACGGGTGACGGCGGGCTCAACGCCGAGCTGAGCCTGGCAGTGGGCATCAGCGAGTAGACCAAGCCCGGCGCGCCCGCTATTTGATGTAGCCGCCCTGTTCGAGGAACAGGAGCACCTCGTGAGCGGTCTCCGTCGAGCTCATGCTGGTGGTGTCGAACCGCAGTTCGGGCGTTACAGGCGTTTCATAGGGGTCGTCTATGCCGGTGACGCCCTTGATCAATCCCGCCCTGGCCTTGGCGTAGATGCCCTTTCGATCGCGCTGGATGCACACTTCGATGGGTGTGCACAGGTGTACCTCGATGAAGCCGCCGTACTTCTCGACCATGGTCCGGGCGTCGCAGCGGGCCTCAGCGTAGGGAGCGATGGGCGAACAGATCGCCACGCCCCTGTTCTTGGTGATCTCGCTGGCCACATAGCCCATGCGCCTGATGTTGAGCATCCTGTGCTCGCGGGAGAAACCGAGTTCGCTGGAGAGCATCTTGCGCACGATGTCGCCGTCCAGCAAGGTCACCGGCCTCTGGCGCATCTCCATGAGCTTCACGTAGAGGATTTTGGCCAGGGTGGACTTGCCCGCCCCGGAATACCCCGTGATGAAGATGGTGAAACCCTGCTCGCTCCTGGGCGGAAAGGCCTGGCGAAGCTCCTGCACGACACCCGGCGGGCAGCACCAGGGCGGTATCTCCAGCCCGAACTCCAGCCTGCGCCGAAGCTCGACGGGATCGACGGATCGTACTCCGGGATCGCCAGAGAGCACCGAATCGATCGGAACGAACTGCGCGCGGCTCTCCAGATAGACCATTTCCTCAGGAATCACGCACTGAACCCCGGTATCACCGGCGTGCAACGCCACCAGCCGTTGTGCCTCCCCGCCTGGATAGAACGGAGCCTGCCCGGCGGGGGCCGGGTCCGCGTGGGTATTGCGCACCAGCATGTGCGTGCAGCCGAAGTTGCCGAACACGCAGGCCTCCAGCAGGGCCTGCCTTGGGCCTGCCGGGCGTTCGCACATGGGGGTGAGGCCGAGGCGCAACATGTTGCGGGGGAAGGTGTCGGCAAAGGCGCTCATGCAGCGCACCGTGGTGAAGTGGTCGTCCCAGCCCAGCACGTCGCGGTTGACGCTGGAAAGCGCCAGGATGCTGCCCCCTATGCGCCGGGCGGCGAGCATCAGACTCTCCCGCCAGCCTCCGTGCAGGTCGCAGTCCAGCGTCACCCCCAGCACCCGCACCCAGCCTGAAGCGCCGGCCGCGCGCAACACGTCCGCGGGCTGGTGGCGCAGATCGGCGAAATCAACGTGATGGGGGAGGTGCAGCCCCTCGAGGCGGCCCGAGAGGTAGGTCACGTCAGGCCGCTCCAACAGTCTGCGCACGCCCGGGTGCAGGGCCGGATCGTCCGTTCCGAAGACCGCGCGCGCTTCGCGGGCCAGGTCCGGCTTCCAGGCCTCCTCCAGGTGCATCACGGCCAGCATGAACCCCTCTCCGTCCCGCAGGGCCAGGCTGTCGCCGGGCTTGAGTCCGGCCCCCTGCCCGCTCTCAACTTCCAGGCAGACGGGCATGGGCCAGAAGCGCCCGTCGGACAGCCGCATTTCCTCAAGCACACCCTCGTAGTCGGCCCTGGAGAGAAAGCCCTTGAGAGGGGCGTAAGCCCCGCTCAGGATCATCTCCAGGTCGCCGAGGGCCTGGACGGAAAGAGAAACGGACGGGAAGCCCACGGAATGGGCCTTCAGTTCGCTGGCCCGCTCTGGCGAGGCCATGGGGCACGGCAGGTTCATCTTGTCACGCCTTCGGTCGATTTTCATGCCTTGTCGGTTCCGGAAATGGGTTTGGTGG
This genomic stretch from Fundidesulfovibrio soli harbors:
- a CDS encoding DUF3300 domain-containing protein, yielding MKIFRLMMFAAALSVAWVIPGTAEAQHGPGSFSRAELAQLLAPIALYPDPLLSQILMASTYPGELREADAWLRQYPSLDADRLNAALLDQPWDASVKSLCHYPAVLSEMARNLDNTARLGDAFLSEEAEVTDVIQELRRSARNAGTLVSDSRQSVTYQDEDILVQPAAAGVVYVPYYDPLTVYGSWRYPSYQPVAWFPGYYPRYGVVFAAGVTVGIAVTDWCRFDYRRRSVVVNPYRVASFNRVVVTGAPAYRPWVYEPSRRQGYGHTSGTPGHRYGQPGTVASPIQRGPAYGAPPVAAPPARVLPPPQTVPPRHAEPPSVAAPPPGFKGQAGGQTPPAVAAPPPAHQPHPEGTPHGWGGREGSLPAANPGRQVGPPPAPPQGGRFQNPYIGPGPSAPGGYGGPSGGHGGGGRGGGHR
- a CDS encoding translation initiation factor Sui1: MSQRDRNNSGPVYSTEHGSMCPACGKPAAGCDCAKRKASAAGDGIVRIMRQTKGRKGKGVSLITGLPLRGEALEKLAKQLKQRCGAGGAIKDGVIEIQGDHREALAQELKKLGYTVKLAGG
- the murI gene encoding glutamate racemase, which encodes MNNNSSSPIGIFDSGVGGLTVARAVMERLPRESVLYFGDTARVPYGVKSQDIISRYAVEIAKFLLEKRVKMLIIACNTMAAVAYDAVRALSGVPVLEVIDAGARTAVAHTRNHRIGIIATPSTTSSGAYLQAIQRYEHDGMFITTQACPLFVPLVEEGWTDHPVTRLTAFEYLTPLLAQNIDTLVLGCTHYPLLKPMLQSVMGPGVQLVDSAEAISLRAEALLREMDLENASGEPPRHVFHVTDVPHRFQEVGERFLGRPLDQVELVSL
- a CDS encoding tetratricopeptide repeat protein; protein product: MPIRTDIRHRLTRIVRASAYALPVLLSICLAAPAPSSAQDASSAVIAATDVNALLAIARESLISGQYSNSLIASNKALRLSNNENPDAYLLRSMAEFYLGSYSQARSDARRAGELYRNSTLCDQYLLNNTLQDALGTTNNYYYDAGYTPYLYSALTLGSSYLYPGTTTATSTNGTTTGTTGTTTTQSSLSRTGTTYSTGTTGTTGTTGTNGTTGTTSTSSSGTISAMGSSGSSIKLPVSENLDQKEAAEDAAQQQQNQMIAQTILPLATCTAVQKGNKSKIVPSWLEQGLANLRTAQFTAADATFSQALSLDAQNVVAQAGLGLAYAGQAGSTLALSQLNQTVAQSPGSDFALTARGIYWLQTLNYQNALNDLNQALSIAPNNADIVGDISLTYYAQWKIQTGTASPSNPGNQVLLQNALTQATKAINLSPEYAGLYTLRAAIESDMAASTSDTGLQSSLNTDAANDRSKAASLQAVAGNAVVNSTTLPTTTTTTTTTTGQTTTTVSPTIGFAPVQTALGSQWPFFLSLPLSYAPL
- a CDS encoding tetratricopeptide repeat protein; amino-acid sequence: MGLVVLALLGGCNQAGKQPPATREADSMRVDDPEKIVQQTTMHLSGSQQSAADYQLRGQAYFQLYQYDLAYKDFEQVTQRNSRSATAWFNLGTAAFKLNKEDRAVDYFTQAISLDGSMLKAYNNRGLAYLSLGQNEKALNDFNMALRLSENRNFEALFNRAIAYQRTKDFDRALADYDKLLSMQMDFAPALANKAEIYWTIKRFPEARKALDLAVKSSPRDPDLYFNRAIILEQLNDVQGALQDYGQALSLKSNFAAAYYNRGLLLMRTNNPNKGCEDLSVACMLGLCERYDETKKLGLCN
- a CDS encoding type II secretion system protein N, giving the protein MSEFSLKALSYALTALLCVISAMVVAKGLFTSPAPLPGKAGIEASAPAAQGGAGAPKGDLSIGGDVDAIVSRNLFSATRKEAAEAPREEAALPDSSVAYDLIGTAVHTDPQWSMAFLVDKSNRAPKSVSVGQALGEAVVLSIEEDHMVLLRQGQQEILKKKP